CCGCAGAAGATTTTCTATACCGGGCCGATGTTTCGCTATGAGCGGCCCCAGAAGGGGCGGTATCGGCAGTTTCACCAGATCGGGCTTGAGATTATCGGCGCGGCGGAGCCTTTGGCGGATGCCGAGGCGATTGCGTGCGGATGGCAGATTTTGCGGGAACTCGGGATTACCGAGAGTGTGACGCTGAATATCAATACGCTGGGCGACCGGGAGAGCCGGGATGGGTATCGGGCGGCGCTGGTGGAGTATCTGTCGCGCTACGAGGGGGAGCTGTCGGCGGAGAGCAAGGTGCGGCTGGTGAAAAATCCGTTGCGGATTCTGGATACCAAGGATGCGGGGGATATCAGGCTGCTGGAGAAGGCGCCGGTGATCTATCAGCATTTGAATGCGGCGTCGGCGGCGTTTTATGACGGGTTGAAGGCGGCGTTGCAGCAGATGGGGATCAGGTTCGTCGAGAATCCGCGGATCGTGCGGGGGTTCGATTATTACAATCATACCGCGTTCGAATTCGTCAGTACCGGGCTCGGGGCGCAGGGGACGGTGCTGGGGGGTGGGCGGTATGACCAGCTGGTCGAGCAGATGGGCGGGCCGCCGACGCCGGGGATCGGGTGGGGTGCCGGGATCGAGCGGCTGGCGATGCTGTTGGCGGAACCCCCTGCCCTGCCCCGTCCGGTCGCGGTGATTCCGATGAGCGAGGCGGAGACGGAAGAGGCGATCGCGGTGGCGGTATGGTTGCGGAACCAGGGGATAGCGACGGATATCGGGTATCGCGGCAATTTCAAGCGCCGTCTGGAACGAAGCAATAAGATCAATGCGATGTATGCCGTTATTATCGGTCAGGATGAGGTTGCGCGCGGGGTGGTGACGCTGAAATCGCTCGATGACGGGACCCAGCGCGAGGTGGCGGTCGGGGATCTGGCCGCTGCGGTTTCATGAATCTGGCGGACAAGCTGGA
This sequence is a window from Acidiphilium acidophilum. Protein-coding genes within it:
- the hisS gene encoding histidine--tRNA ligase, coding for MTKLQPVRGTQDLIGEEARRHGHVVATARRVAGLYGCTEWSTPIFEATSVFSRNLGETSDVVTKEMYTFEDRGGDSITLRPEGTAGVCRALVSNGLTQTLPQKIFYTGPMFRYERPQKGRYRQFHQIGLEIIGAAEPLADAEAIACGWQILRELGITESVTLNINTLGDRESRDGYRAALVEYLSRYEGELSAESKVRLVKNPLRILDTKDAGDIRLLEKAPVIYQHLNAASAAFYDGLKAALQQMGIRFVENPRIVRGFDYYNHTAFEFVSTGLGAQGTVLGGGRYDQLVEQMGGPPTPGIGWGAGIERLAMLLAEPPALPRPVAVIPMSEAETEEAIAVAVWLRNQGIATDIGYRGNFKRRLERSNKINAMYAVIIGQDEVARGVVTLKSLDDGTQREVAVGDLAAAVS